Proteins encoded by one window of Gordonia jinghuaiqii:
- a CDS encoding FAD-dependent oxidoreductase, which translates to MSLGKRAVVLGGSVAGMCAAGAVAPYFDEVLVLERDIIPDDAEHRRGVPQSKHPHFLLNSGRRAMGELFPGYEEALIDAGALHMMPSLAAAHCEGSVWVPRKEAPMTMVYASRLLIERTLRNKLALVPNVVVEEGVNIEGLETVDGGTPNGRVTGVWVVGGDGGDDKRVIHADFVVDTLGRGSAVSDWLVKAGWPESPVQSLDAGVTYVSQWFQKPADLPESWWWAQMSVMPTSDTKPHPIEHDFLCQIFPIEGDRVLVTMGSWGHPMPRKDDEFMDTVRKVRAPAFARAVEMCEPISKVFVTKSTGNKRRRYDALDNPPAGLVVVGDAVCGFNPFYAQGMSSASKSAVLLRDKLAAATQVDSAFTKDYFASQRELLDDIWTLALARDQGYENAEGTDIAPRWRQQLANRASWPIFNHISATTREDEVVAQHFADVFNLDESVMTMVKSPRVLAGLAWFAVKRAAKRTKLPIGTDNQQDPPSDIWRDGTPHPAGRALAIPQGTPQGEFAAVSAAAGK; encoded by the coding sequence GTGTCTCTGGGTAAACGGGCGGTTGTGCTGGGCGGCAGTGTCGCGGGTATGTGCGCCGCAGGCGCAGTGGCGCCGTACTTCGACGAAGTGCTGGTGCTCGAACGCGACATCATTCCTGATGACGCCGAGCATCGTCGGGGAGTCCCGCAGAGCAAGCATCCCCACTTCCTGCTCAACTCCGGACGACGCGCCATGGGCGAGTTGTTCCCGGGCTACGAGGAGGCGCTCATCGATGCCGGAGCCCTGCACATGATGCCGTCTCTGGCGGCCGCGCACTGCGAGGGATCGGTGTGGGTGCCGCGTAAAGAAGCGCCGATGACCATGGTTTACGCGTCGCGGTTGCTCATCGAGCGCACGCTGCGTAACAAGCTCGCCCTGGTGCCGAATGTCGTCGTCGAAGAGGGCGTCAACATCGAGGGCCTCGAGACCGTGGACGGCGGAACGCCGAACGGACGCGTCACCGGCGTCTGGGTGGTCGGTGGCGACGGCGGTGACGACAAGCGGGTGATCCACGCGGATTTCGTCGTCGACACCCTCGGTCGCGGATCTGCGGTCTCGGACTGGCTGGTCAAGGCCGGGTGGCCCGAGAGCCCGGTGCAGTCGCTGGACGCGGGTGTCACCTACGTCTCGCAGTGGTTCCAGAAGCCGGCGGATCTTCCGGAGAGCTGGTGGTGGGCGCAGATGTCGGTGATGCCGACCTCGGACACCAAGCCCCACCCGATCGAACACGACTTCTTGTGCCAGATCTTTCCCATCGAAGGCGACCGCGTGCTGGTCACCATGGGATCGTGGGGTCACCCGATGCCCCGCAAGGACGACGAGTTCATGGACACCGTCCGCAAGGTGCGCGCCCCGGCATTCGCCCGCGCGGTCGAAATGTGCGAGCCGATCTCCAAGGTGTTCGTCACCAAGTCGACCGGCAACAAGCGCCGCCGCTACGACGCATTGGACAATCCCCCGGCCGGATTGGTCGTCGTGGGCGACGCTGTGTGCGGGTTCAACCCGTTCTACGCCCAGGGCATGAGCTCGGCGTCGAAGTCGGCGGTGCTGTTGCGCGACAAGCTCGCCGCCGCCACTCAGGTCGACAGTGCGTTCACCAAGGACTACTTCGCTTCGCAACGAGAGTTGCTCGACGACATCTGGACGCTGGCGCTGGCCCGCGACCAGGGGTACGAGAACGCCGAAGGCACCGACATCGCGCCGCGGTGGCGGCAACAGCTCGCCAACCGAGCCAGCTGGCCGATCTTCAACCACATCTCGGCCACCACGCGCGAGGACGAGGTCGTCGCCCAGCACTTCGCCGATGTCTTCAACCTGGATGAGTCGGTCATGACCATGGTCAAGAGTCCCCGCGTCCTGGCCGGCCTGGCGTGGTTCGCGGTCAAACGAGCTGCCAAGCGCACCAAGCTGCCGATCGGTACCGACAACCAGCAGGACCCGCCGTCGGACATCTGGCGCGACGGCACGCCCCATCCGGCCGGCCGCGCCCTGGCGATTCCCCAGGGAACCCCTCAGGGTGAGTTCGCAGCGGTCTCGGCCGCGGCAGGTAAGTAG
- a CDS encoding MFS transporter: MSSAVDTRLPRALLPFARRQYRLLASGLILAMFADGVWTIAVIWQVIALGGGPGQVSLATGVAAVGMLFSTLAGGVLADRVSQRHIMIGLEVAKMVAFGAIGLASLAGALELWHVVVASLLGGITTGMYYPAYSALLPGVVAPSELQAANGIEGFFRPVVMQAVGPMIAGAVIGASAPGPAVLMAAVAAIASGVCYLAMAPVTTRRLGQSSADEPVVAKSAGARGVVTDLAEGFVYMARTPWLWGTLLFACVLVLATLGPIEVLVPFALRERIDGGATQHAWVLAGFGLGAAAASLVFASFPMPRRYLTVMFSLWAFSSVPLVLMGIADSTWMFIVAGVGMGILFDGPMVLWGTLLQRRVPPALLGRIASLDFFVSVALMPVSMAIAAPVSSAIGLTATFVLAGVLPVPIAWAFYFAAGMWRDEIENPLVDEGHPKLVSPTHS, encoded by the coding sequence ATGAGCTCTGCCGTCGACACCCGTCTGCCGCGCGCGTTGTTGCCGTTCGCGCGCCGGCAGTACCGGCTGCTGGCGTCGGGTCTGATCCTGGCGATGTTCGCCGACGGCGTGTGGACCATCGCGGTGATCTGGCAGGTGATCGCACTGGGCGGTGGGCCCGGGCAGGTGTCGCTGGCGACCGGTGTCGCGGCCGTGGGCATGCTGTTCTCCACGCTGGCCGGTGGTGTGCTCGCCGACCGTGTCTCCCAGCGCCACATCATGATCGGCCTCGAGGTCGCGAAGATGGTCGCGTTCGGCGCGATCGGGCTGGCGTCGTTGGCCGGGGCGCTGGAGCTGTGGCATGTGGTGGTGGCCTCCCTGCTCGGGGGAATCACCACCGGGATGTACTACCCGGCCTATTCGGCACTGCTGCCCGGGGTGGTGGCGCCGTCGGAACTGCAGGCGGCCAACGGGATCGAGGGTTTCTTCCGGCCGGTGGTGATGCAGGCCGTCGGGCCGATGATCGCGGGTGCGGTCATCGGCGCCTCCGCGCCGGGTCCCGCGGTGCTGATGGCGGCGGTCGCGGCGATCGCCTCGGGGGTCTGCTATCTCGCGATGGCCCCGGTGACGACCCGCCGTCTGGGCCAGAGCTCCGCCGACGAACCGGTGGTCGCGAAGAGCGCAGGCGCGCGTGGTGTCGTGACCGACCTCGCCGAAGGGTTCGTGTACATGGCCCGGACGCCGTGGCTGTGGGGCACACTGCTGTTCGCGTGCGTCCTGGTGCTGGCCACGCTCGGCCCGATCGAGGTGCTCGTCCCGTTCGCGTTGCGTGAGCGCATCGACGGCGGCGCGACCCAACATGCCTGGGTCCTGGCCGGTTTCGGTCTCGGCGCGGCCGCCGCGTCGTTGGTGTTCGCCTCGTTCCCGATGCCGCGCAGGTACCTGACGGTCATGTTCTCCCTGTGGGCGTTCTCCAGCGTTCCACTGGTGCTGATGGGGATCGCCGATTCCACCTGGATGTTCATCGTGGCCGGTGTGGGCATGGGCATCCTGTTCGACGGCCCGATGGTGTTGTGGGGCACGCTGTTACAGCGGCGGGTTCCGCCTGCGCTTCTCGGGCGTATAGCGAGCCTCGACTTCTTCGTGTCGGTCGCACTGATGCCGGTGTCGATGGCGATCGCCGCACCGGTGTCGTCGGCGATCGGATTGACCGCGACGTTCGTCCTCGCCGGCGTCCTGCCGGTCCCGATCGCGTGGGCCTTCTACTTTGCGGCCGGCATGTGGCGCGACGAGATCGAGAACCCGCTCGTCGACGAGGGGCATCCGAAGCTGGTGTCGCCGACGCATTCATAG
- a CDS encoding Ku protein, with protein MAVMRSIWKGDLSFGLVNVPVKVYSATESHDRKSYQVDSTDGTRIRYRRVREGTDNEVDYGDIANAYETESGETVILTKEDLASLPVQKSPEISILEFVPVDQVDPIYFDKPYYLEPSSKSPKAYVLLARALEETDRLAIATFTLRNRTRVAALRVVDGVMTLQTLLWPDEVRKPDFGFLDDDTEIRDQELQMAASLIESMASDYDPSEFEDRYQNELAKLIEAKSEGGEAFPEAEDEDKSGDEDSEVADLLAALRASVKDRGASDSDSGDSTADDSAPAEKAPAKKAASKSAAKKAPAKKAASKSTGSKSTAAKKSASSSSGTESTAKKAPAKKASRKAS; from the coding sequence ATGGCCGTCATGCGCTCGATCTGGAAGGGCGACCTCAGCTTCGGCCTGGTCAACGTGCCGGTCAAGGTCTATTCGGCGACCGAGAGTCACGACCGCAAGTCCTATCAGGTCGACTCGACCGACGGTACCCGCATCCGGTACCGGCGTGTGCGCGAGGGAACCGACAACGAGGTCGACTACGGCGACATCGCCAACGCCTACGAGACCGAGTCCGGCGAAACGGTGATCCTCACCAAAGAGGACCTCGCGAGCCTGCCGGTGCAGAAGAGTCCGGAGATCTCGATCCTGGAATTCGTGCCGGTCGATCAGGTCGATCCCATCTACTTCGACAAGCCGTACTACCTCGAACCGTCGTCGAAGTCGCCGAAGGCCTACGTGCTGCTGGCCCGGGCGCTGGAGGAGACCGACCGCCTGGCCATCGCCACCTTCACACTGCGCAACCGCACGCGGGTGGCCGCGCTGCGCGTCGTCGACGGCGTGATGACGCTGCAGACCCTGCTGTGGCCCGACGAGGTGCGCAAACCCGACTTCGGATTCCTCGACGACGACACCGAGATCCGCGATCAGGAGCTGCAGATGGCGGCGTCGCTGATCGAGTCGATGGCCTCCGACTACGACCCGTCCGAGTTCGAGGACAGGTATCAGAACGAGCTCGCCAAGCTCATCGAGGCGAAGTCCGAGGGCGGCGAGGCATTCCCCGAGGCCGAGGACGAGGACAAATCCGGCGACGAGGACTCCGAGGTCGCCGATCTGCTCGCCGCGTTGCGCGCCTCGGTGAAGGACCGAGGGGCCTCGGATTCGGACTCGGGCGACTCCACAGCGGACGACTCCGCACCGGCCGAGAAGGCGCCGGCCAAGAAGGCGGCATCGAAGAGCGCTGCCAAGAAGGCGCCGGCCAAGAAGGCGGCGTCGAAGAGCACGGGGTCGAAGAGCACGGCCGCGAAGAAGTCCGCATCGAGCAGTTCGGGCACCGAGAGCACCGCCAAGAAGGCCCCGGCCAAGAAGGCCTCGCGCAAGGCGAGCTGA